In Deltaproteobacteria bacterium, a single genomic region encodes these proteins:
- a CDS encoding NADH-quinone oxidoreductase subunit B codes for MGLETYLGDKCGDGLIITSMEKAINWARKSSLWPCTFGLACCALEMIDVALSPYDLSRFGMEVFRPSPRQADLMIVAGTVTKKMLPVVLRIYEQMTEPKWVISMGSCASSGGIFRSYAVVQGIDQYLPVDMYIPGCPPRPEALLDGILKLHDKIMQEKPLHSKETIQSGSCKI; via the coding sequence ATGGGATTAGAGACTTATTTAGGCGATAAGTGTGGCGACGGGCTGATAATAACTTCCATGGAAAAGGCGATCAACTGGGCGCGAAAGAGTTCATTGTGGCCCTGTACTTTTGGGCTGGCATGCTGCGCCCTGGAGATGATTGATGTAGCATTGTCACCCTATGATCTATCCCGCTTCGGCATGGAGGTTTTCCGGCCTTCCCCACGCCAGGCGGATTTAATGATTGTGGCGGGAACAGTTACCAAAAAGATGCTGCCCGTGGTTTTGCGGATTTATGAGCAGATGACTGAGCCTAAATGGGTGATCTCCATGGGATCTTGTGCTTCCAGCGGAGGGATCTTTCGCTCCTATGCGGTAGTTCAGGGGATTGATCAATATCTCCCCGTGGATATGTACATTCCCGGTTGTCCCCCGCGTCCGGAGGCGCTTCTCGACGGTATTCTCAAATTGCATGATAAGATTATGCAGGAAAAGCCACTGCATTCCAAAGAAACAATCCAATCAGGGAGCTGCAAAATATGA
- a CDS encoding sulfide/dihydroorotate dehydrogenase-like FAD/NAD-binding protein: protein MFKILEKTFLQEIVVKMVIEAPEVARKRKAGQFIVLMIDEKGERIPLTIVDSDSEKGTLTIIYQIVGKTTAKLAKMEKGDYILNVLGPLGHPTEIENFGTVVVVGGGVGIGVAYPIAAALKKAGNKVISIIGARTKDILILEDDMRKVSDQLLVATDDGSYGFHGFVSAVLQNLIDSKEKIDIVYAIGPVPMMRVLANVTKPYGLKTIVSLNPIMVDATGMCGACRVSVGGKTKFGCVDGPEFDGHEVDFNLLITRLKMYNEQEKQATERYRCECHGK from the coding sequence TTGTTCAAGATATTAGAAAAGACATTTTTACAGGAAATTGTTGTCAAAATGGTTATTGAGGCTCCTGAGGTTGCCCGCAAGAGAAAGGCAGGGCAGTTCATCGTTCTGATGATCGATGAAAAAGGAGAGAGAATCCCATTGACCATCGTTGATTCCGACAGCGAAAAGGGAACCCTCACGATTATCTATCAGATCGTGGGTAAGACAACCGCCAAACTGGCGAAGATGGAAAAAGGTGATTACATCCTCAACGTACTGGGACCCCTTGGTCACCCCACCGAGATAGAAAACTTCGGTACAGTCGTGGTTGTCGGCGGAGGGGTGGGAATTGGCGTGGCGTATCCCATAGCTGCGGCACTCAAGAAAGCCGGGAACAAGGTCATATCCATTATCGGTGCGCGGACAAAGGATATCCTGATTCTCGAGGATGACATGAGAAAGGTAAGTGATCAGTTGCTCGTAGCCACCGATGACGGGAGTTATGGTTTCCATGGTTTTGTCAGCGCGGTGTTGCAGAATCTCATCGACTCGAAAGAAAAGATCGACATCGTGTACGCCATCGGGCCGGTACCGATGATGAGGGTTCTTGCCAATGTGACGAAGCCGTATGGTTTAAAGACCATCGTAAGTCTGAACCCGATCATGGTCGATGCCACAGGGATGTGCGGTGCATGCCGTGTATCGGTAGGGGGAAAGACAAAGTTTGGCTGTGTGGATGGTCCGGAGTTTGACGGCCATGAAGTCGATTTCAATTTATTAATAACCCGCCTCAAAATGTATAACGAGCAGGAAAAGCAGGCGACGGAGAGATACAGGTGTGAATGCCATGGAAAATAA
- a CDS encoding NADH-quinone oxidoreductase subunit D — protein sequence MAEPEIKLYEKEREGGETETMEINMGPQHPSTHGVFRAVVELDGETVVKVVPHLGYLHRGIEKLAENRTYHQIIPLTDRLDYMAGASNNLGYCLTVEKLMGIEIPPRGQYIRVIITELSRISSHLFWAGATAHDLGAMTPFFYMVREREQILFFLEMITGSRLTPSFFRIGGMAMDLPPEFHDECMKFVKAFPPRVDEYEALLTENVIWKSRTQGVGYLSAEDCMKLGVSGPMARAAGINWDLRKNQPYSGYDNFDFKVPVYHGCDAYDRYRVRMMEMRQSNEIIRQALEGLPEGDHSVAMKASIKPPAGEVYMAIEAPRGELGFYIISDGTVQPFRMKIRAPTFVNLQSLAKMSEGKLFSDMVAALASVDLVLAEVDR from the coding sequence ATGGCAGAACCGGAAATCAAGTTATATGAAAAGGAGCGAGAAGGCGGCGAAACCGAGACCATGGAAATTAACATGGGGCCGCAGCACCCTTCCACCCACGGAGTCTTCCGGGCGGTGGTTGAACTGGACGGTGAGACTGTGGTCAAGGTGGTCCCGCATCTTGGCTATTTGCACCGCGGCATTGAAAAACTCGCAGAAAACAGAACGTATCATCAGATTATTCCCTTGACGGACCGGCTGGATTATATGGCCGGAGCATCAAACAACCTGGGTTATTGCCTGACAGTAGAAAAACTTATGGGGATCGAGATACCGCCACGAGGACAATATATCCGGGTGATCATCACCGAGTTGAGCCGCATCTCCAGCCATCTTTTCTGGGCAGGCGCCACAGCTCACGACCTGGGCGCTATGACCCCCTTCTTCTATATGGTCAGGGAACGTGAACAGATCCTCTTTTTCCTGGAGATGATTACCGGTTCCCGCCTCACCCCATCCTTTTTCCGTATCGGCGGTATGGCGATGGATCTTCCCCCTGAATTCCACGACGAATGCATGAAGTTCGTAAAAGCCTTTCCACCACGCGTGGATGAATATGAAGCGCTTTTAACGGAGAACGTGATTTGGAAGAGCCGTACGCAAGGAGTAGGGTATCTTTCGGCAGAGGATTGCATGAAACTCGGAGTTTCCGGTCCTATGGCGAGAGCCGCCGGCATTAACTGGGATTTACGGAAGAATCAACCGTATTCGGGCTATGACAACTTTGATTTTAAGGTCCCTGTATATCATGGGTGCGACGCCTATGACCGCTATCGGGTACGCATGATGGAAATGCGTCAGAGCAACGAGATCATCCGCCAGGCTTTGGAAGGTCTGCCGGAGGGAGATCACAGTGTAGCAATGAAGGCTTCCATCAAGCCTCCGGCGGGAGAAGTTTATATGGCGATTGAGGCCCCCCGCGGCGAACTCGGATTCTATATTATAAGTGACGGCACCGTGCAGCCGTTCCGTATGAAAATCCGCGCTCCCACGTTTGTCAATCTGCAATCTCTGGCCAAGATGAGTGAAGGGAAGCTTTTTTCCGACATGGTGGCGGCGCTGGCCAGCGTGGATTTGGTACTGGCAGAGGTGGACCGTTAG
- a CDS encoding NADH-quinone oxidoreductase subunit C, with protein MTDVTKLKSTFPDAVLNVEEFRGDVTVTVKREALLQVCTFLRDDPEYSFRFLADVTAVDYKDKTPRFVMVYHLLSHELNQRLRLKVPLEGERPEIETVVGIWPTANWHERETYDLMGVKFVNHPDLRRILLPYHWDCHPLRKDYPLEGKGEL; from the coding sequence ATGACGGATGTAACCAAGCTCAAAAGCACATTCCCCGATGCGGTATTGAACGTAGAAGAGTTTCGGGGAGATGTCACCGTTACTGTGAAGCGGGAGGCGTTGCTTCAGGTGTGCACCTTTTTGCGGGATGATCCGGAATACTCTTTCCGCTTTTTAGCGGATGTCACCGCAGTGGATTATAAAGACAAGACCCCTCGTTTCGTCATGGTTTATCATTTGCTTTCCCATGAACTCAATCAGAGGCTGCGACTTAAGGTTCCTCTGGAGGGCGAGAGGCCTGAAATCGAAACGGTTGTCGGTATCTGGCCAACCGCCAACTGGCACGAGCGCGAAACCTATGACTTGATGGGCGTCAAATTTGTGAATCACCCCGATCTGCGGCGTATCCTTCTCCCCTACCATTGGGATTGTCACCCACTCAGAAAGGATTATCCACTGGAAGGTAAAGGCGAGTTGTAA
- a CDS encoding NADH-quinone oxidoreductase subunit A: MLLDYLPIAIYLIVSVGFGVVIVLFSTLLGPRIPGRVKHEPYECGMEPIGPNRIRFSVKFYIIAMLFIVFDIEAVFLFPWAVVFKDLKLFGFIEMGIFIVILFAGLAYVWRKGALEWD, encoded by the coding sequence ATGTTGCTTGATTATTTGCCAATCGCCATTTATCTCATTGTGTCTGTCGGATTTGGTGTTGTTATCGTTCTCTTCTCAACACTCTTAGGACCACGAATCCCCGGGAGAGTCAAACACGAGCCGTATGAATGCGGCATGGAACCCATCGGACCCAACCGTATCCGTTTTAGCGTAAAATTCTACATCATTGCCATGCTCTTCATTGTGTTCGATATTGAAGCGGTCTTCCTTTTCCCCTGGGCGGTTGTCTTCAAGGATCTGAAACTTTTCGGGTTCATTGAAATGGGCATATTCATCGTCATTTTGTTCGCCGGCCTGGCATACGTATGGCGTAAAGGAGCGTTGGAATGGGATTAG